Proteins from a genomic interval of Bradyrhizobium sp. CCGB01:
- a CDS encoding adenylate/guanylate cyclase domain-containing protein, with amino-acid sequence MSSERVERRLAAVLAADVAGYSRLMGREEEGTLAQLKSFRKALIDPAIAEHRGRIVKTTGDGMLVEFASAVDAGRCAVEVQRSMAERNAAVPQDQRIEFRVGIHVGDIIIDENDIFGDAVNIAARLEGIAEPGGVCISDDAQRQLRGKLDICFDDLGLQALKNIAEPMRVWRMQLGKVSASAVSKAVPAAPSQLLALPDKPSIAALPFRNMSGELEQDYFTDGITEDIITALSKWRWFFVIARNSSFSYKGRQVDVRDVGRQLGVHYLLEGSVRRAGSRVRVTAQLVEAATGTSIWADRYDRDLTDGFVIQDEVAQDVATAIEPAVSKAEIERARRKTPEQMVARDHYFRGMWHFHQFSKEDAHKAIACFNRAIELDSTLADAYVGIARTLFSTRAYRLGSGGDVNAQIASAAKSALALDPNSASACYILALNLAHNDDCDTAVKFARRAIELNDNFALGYFALAVASNFLGHPQEALAAIDRAQRLSPNDPQIFAWLAQRASTLYLLRRYAEAAETARQSLGQRWFHTACRVLAASYAQLDMIEPAKAALGDLLASEHSEKTIAEVIRPFKREDDRNNYSEGLRKAGMPQQ; translated from the coding sequence GTGAGCAGCGAGCGCGTGGAGCGGCGCCTGGCGGCTGTGTTAGCGGCGGATGTCGCCGGCTATAGCCGTTTGATGGGCCGCGAAGAGGAAGGCACGCTGGCGCAGCTCAAGTCGTTCCGGAAAGCACTCATCGATCCCGCTATCGCCGAGCATCGTGGCCGCATTGTAAAGACGACCGGTGACGGCATGCTGGTCGAGTTCGCCAGTGCCGTGGACGCAGGTCGCTGCGCCGTTGAAGTCCAGCGCAGCATGGCAGAGCGGAATGCCGCCGTACCACAGGATCAAAGGATAGAGTTTCGGGTCGGGATTCATGTCGGCGATATTATCATCGACGAGAACGACATCTTTGGCGATGCCGTCAACATAGCCGCGCGTCTGGAGGGGATTGCAGAGCCGGGAGGCGTATGCATTTCCGATGACGCCCAACGCCAACTCCGCGGCAAGCTTGATATTTGCTTTGACGATCTGGGTTTGCAGGCACTGAAGAATATCGCCGAGCCGATGCGCGTCTGGCGAATGCAACTGGGTAAGGTCTCGGCTTCGGCGGTTTCAAAGGCTGTTCCTGCCGCGCCGAGCCAACTTCTCGCGCTCCCTGACAAGCCCTCGATTGCCGCGCTTCCGTTCCGAAACATGAGCGGCGAGCTGGAGCAGGACTACTTCACGGACGGCATCACCGAAGACATCATCACGGCGTTGTCGAAGTGGCGCTGGTTCTTCGTGATTGCTCGCAATTCGAGCTTTTCCTACAAGGGCCGCCAGGTTGACGTGAGAGACGTTGGTCGGCAATTGGGCGTACATTACCTCCTTGAGGGAAGCGTTCGACGGGCTGGCAGCCGGGTTCGCGTGACGGCGCAGCTTGTAGAAGCCGCCACGGGCACCAGCATATGGGCCGACAGGTATGACCGTGATCTGACCGATGGGTTTGTGATTCAGGATGAAGTGGCGCAAGATGTTGCCACTGCGATAGAACCAGCGGTCTCAAAAGCCGAAATCGAACGCGCCCGGCGTAAGACGCCGGAACAAATGGTCGCGAGAGACCACTATTTCCGTGGGATGTGGCACTTCCACCAGTTCAGCAAGGAGGATGCACACAAGGCCATTGCCTGTTTCAATCGCGCAATCGAGCTGGATAGCACGCTGGCCGACGCCTACGTGGGGATTGCGCGGACGTTATTCAGCACGCGTGCCTACCGGCTCGGCTCAGGGGGCGATGTCAATGCTCAAATTGCTTCGGCCGCAAAAAGTGCTCTTGCACTCGACCCTAACAGCGCTTCCGCCTGCTACATATTAGCGCTCAATCTCGCGCATAACGACGATTGCGACACTGCGGTCAAATTCGCTCGGCGAGCCATCGAGCTGAATGATAATTTTGCTCTCGGCTATTTTGCCCTGGCGGTGGCAAGCAATTTTCTCGGTCACCCCCAGGAAGCCCTCGCGGCAATCGATCGGGCGCAACGGCTCAGTCCCAATGATCCGCAAATCTTCGCCTGGCTCGCCCAACGGGCTTCGACCTTGTATCTGCTCAGGCGTTACGCCGAAGCCGCTGAGACGGCGCGGCAGAGCCTTGGACAACGCTGGTTTCACACTGCGTGCCGCGTACTGGCGGCGAGCTACGCGCAGCTCGACATGATCGAGCCCGCAAAAGCGGCGTTGGGTGATCTCCTGGCAAGCGAGCACTCCGAGAAGACGATTGCGGAAGTGATTCGCCCATTCAAACGTGAGGATGATCGCAACAATTACAGTGAAGGGTTGCGCAAGGCAGGAATGCCGCAACAATAA